The genome window CGCCCATGCTCTTCATCGGCGAGCAGGTCGGCTGCGGCGACGGCGAATCCCCCGAGGTCGACATCGCGCTCGATCCGCTCGAGGGCACCACCATCTGCGCCACCGGCCGCGGCAACTCGATCTCCGTCATCGCCATCGCGGAGCGCGGCAAGTTCCTCCACGCCCCCGACACGTACATGGAGAAGATCGCGGTGGGCCCGAAGGCCCGCGGCGCCATCGACCTCCGCAAGAGCCCCACCGAGAATCTCCGCCGCATCGCCGACGCGATGGGCCGCTACGTCGAGGACCTCACCGTCTGCATCCTCGATCGGCCGCGGCACGAGAAGCTGATCCGGGAGGTTCGCGAGGCGGGCGCGCGGATCAAGCTGATCGGCGATGGCGACGTGGCCGGCGCGGTGGCGACCTGCTTCGAGGAGACCGGCGTCGACGTCCTCATGGGCGTGGGCGGTGCTCCCGAGGGCGTGCTCGCCGCAGCGGCGATCCGCTGCGTGGGCGGTGACTTCCAGGGCCGGCTCAAGCCGCGCAACGAGGGCGAGATCGAGCGGGCGCTCACGATGGGCGTCAAGGACATCGAGAAGATCTTCATGCTCGAGGAGCTCGCCGCCGGCAACGTGATGTTCGCAGCCACCGGCATCACCTCGGGCGACTTCCTCAAGGGCGTTCGCTACACCGGCGACGGCGCCGTCACCCACTCGGTGGTGATGCGCTCCACCACCGGCACCGTGCGCTACATCGAGTCGCACCACCGCTTCGACCAGAAGCCGAACTACGGCTGGTAACTCGAAGTGAGACACCCGCAGTGAATCACTGCTGGTGAAAACGCGAAGGCCCGCTCCCCGTGGCGGGCCTTTCGCGTTCCTCAGCGGAAGGCGAGCAGCACCAGCGTGCCGGCGGCGGTGCCCAGCACCGTCACCGGCGCGCCGTAGCGGAGGAAGCGACCGAACGAGATCCTGCCGTGGTTCCCGGCGAGCTCGAGCACGATCACGTTGGCCACCGAGCCGACGATGGTGAGGTTGCCGGCGAGGGTCGAGGTGAGGGCGAGGACCTTCCAGGCCAGCGGCGGGTCGGAGAACGCCGGGATCCACTGCGCGGCGAGCAGCACGAAGGGCACATTCGAGAAGAGGTTGCTCAAGATCACCGAGGTGGTGCCGAGCACCGCCGCCTCCCGCCACGGACCACCGGTGGCGAAGGGGGCGATCGAGGCGAAGATCGCGTCCGCTGCGCCGCTCCGCGCCACGCCGTGGACCACGACGAAGAGCCCGGCGAAGAAGAGCAGCAGCACCCAGTCGACCCGGTCCAGCACCTGCCGCGGCGCGCGGCCGCCGACGAGGAGGAGGAAGGCGGCGCCGGCCATCGCCGTCCAGGCGAGGTCCGCGCCGACGAAGAAGGCGGCGACCACCCCGCAGAGCGCGACGCCTGCCCGCAGGAGCAGGGGGCGATCCACCTGCGGCGGCTCCACCTGCGTGGGCGCGAGGTGCCGCGTGGCGAGCTCCCGCCGGAAGAGCCAGAGGAGCACCAGCAGAACGACGCCGGTGGCCACCGCTGCTGCCGGCGCCAGCGATCCGGTGAAGTCCGCGTAGGAGATCCCGGAGAGCGTGGCGACGATCATGTTCTGCGGATTGCCCGTGGGCGTCGCCGCCGAGCCGGCGTTGGCGCCGAAGGCCACCGCCAGCAGGAAGGGCAGCGGCGGCAGCTCGGCGTCGTCCACCACCTGGAGCACCAGCGGCGTCACCACCAGGCAGACGGTGTCGTTCACCAGCAGCGCCGAGAGGCCGGCGCAGACGAGCGTCACCCCCGCGAGCAGCCGCCGCGGCGTCTTCGCCGCGTGGATCGCCTGCCAGCTCGCCCAGCGGAAGAAGCCCGCCTCGGCGAGGTAGGCGGCGAGGATCATCATCCCGAGGAGCAGCACGATCGTCTCGTGGTTCACCGCCTCCCTATAGACCTCCGCCGGCGTCACCACGCCGAAGACCACCATCGCCACCGCGCCGGTAGCGGCGCCGGAGGGGCGTTCGAGCGGAATCCCGGGGATCTTCTGGCCGAGGATGACGAGGTAGGTGAGGGCGAAGATGCCCAGGGCGATCCACATGGGCGCAGCTCTGCCACGACTGCGGGCCGAACGTCCACGAGCCAACGCCGGCCGCCGAAGCGAGGTGCTCCTCGCCTGCCCGCTGCCCTAACTTCGCTCCCTATGTCCGATCGCGCCGACATCCAGCTCGATGGTTCCGCAGGGGAGGGCGGGGGCCAGATCCTCCGCACCGCCCTCACGCTCTCGGTGATCACCGGCAAGCCCTTCGAGCTCCTCCGCATCCGCGCGGGCCGCGAGGAGCCGGGCCTGCAGGCACAGCACCTCGCCGCCGTCCGCGCCGCCGCCGACATCTCCGGCGCCTTGGTGGAGGGCGACAGCCGTGGCTCGCAGCACCTCCTCTTCCGTCCCGCGGGCTCCATCCGCGGCGGCGAGCACCTCTTCGAGATCGGCACCGCCGGCTCCACCTCGCTGCTGCTCCAGACCGTGGCCCTGCCGCTCTGCCTCGCCGACCAGCCCTCCGAGGTGCGGATCCGCGGCGGCACCCACGTGAGCCGGGCGCCGACCTTCCACGATCTGGCGCTGGGCTGGGCGCCGCTGCTGCGCTCGATCGGCTGGCCCATCGACGTGCGGCTCGTGGGCGCCGGCTTCTACCCGGAAGGCGGGGGCGAGGTGGTCGCCACCATCGGCAGGGCGCAGCCGGCCCGTCCCGTCGATCGGCGCCGGCGCGGCACCCTCACCGAGGTCCGGGTCGTTCCCATCGTCGCCGGCCTCCATGGCGACGTCGCCCCGCGGATGGGACAGACGGCGCGCACGCGGCTCCGCGAGGCGGGGGTGCCCTCCCACGTCGAGAGCATGGCGCTTCCTGCGGGCCCCTCCCACGGCGCGGCCATCGCGATCCAGGCGATCTACGAGAAGATCGCCGTCACCTTCGGCGCACTGGCCGAGCCGGGCAAACCGGCGGAGCAGGTGGCGGGGGAGGCGGTGGAGGATTTCGAGTGGCACCACGCCTCGGGCATGGCCCTCGACGAGCACCTCGCCGATCAGATCCTGCTGCCGCTGGCCCTCGCCTCCGCCGGCAAGCAGGGTGGCCCCACACCGATCCACCGCGTCACCGTCACCGAGGTGAACCGCCACCTCCTCACCAACGCCGCGGTGATCCGTCGCTTCCTCCCGGTGGAGATCGCCGTCTTCGGCAGGGAGGGCGAGCCCGGCGACATCCGCGTGGCGCCGGAGGGGATCGGCGAGGTACTGCCGCTGCTCCGATCCGAGCGGCAGGGGGAGGAGGGCTGACGGGCCCCGCTGCGCGATGCGAATGCTCCTCGATCTCCTCCTCACCCCGCTGCGCCTCCTCGTGGCGATCCTGCGCCTGCTCGCGCGCCTGGTCGCGAGGCCGAAGCTGCCCGACTTCGTCGACTACCGGCTCGCCGGCACCCTGCGCTGGCGCGATCTCCACCGGCGCCGCTGGGCCTTCGGCAGGCGGCGCAGCGGCCCCACGGTCCATGGCCTCCTCCGCTCCTTCGCCGAGGTGGAGCGCGAGCCGGCGGTGCGCGGCGTGGTCCTCCGGGTGGAGAAGCTCCACGCTTCGCGCGCCAGGCTCCTCGCCCTGCGCGCGGGGCTCGAGCGCCTCCGTGCCGCGGGCAAGGAGGTGGTGCTCTACTGGAAGCACGCCGACAACCGCCACTTCGCCCTGGTGCCCGCAGCGAGCCGCGTCGTCCTCGCCCCAGGCGGTCCCGTCCACCTCCTCGGCTACGCGGCGGCGGTGACCGTCCTCCGCGAGGCCCTCGACAACGCCGGCGTGCTCCCCGAGTTCGTGCGCAAGGGCCAGTTCAAGACCGCACCGGAGCGCTTCACCGAGCGGGAGGTCACGCCCGAGCACCGCGATCTCGTCGAGCGCGTCCTCACCCGTGCGTACGAGAACCTCGTCACCGACCTCTCCACCCGGCGCGGCGGCGACGAGGGCTGGGCCAGGGCGGTGATCGACGGCGGCCCCTACACCTCCCGCCGCGCCCTCGCCGCAGGTCTCGTCGACCACCTCGCCTTCCCCGACGAGCTGCCGCAGCTCCTCGCCCGCAGCGGCGCCTCGGCGGAAAAGCCCCCCGACGCCACGCTCGCGGGCCCGGGCCGCCTCCACGCCCGCAAGCTCTGGCAGATGCGCTGGCCGAGGTTCGGGCGGGGCAAGCGCGTGGCGGTGGTGCCGCTCTCCGGCCTGATCAAGCCGGGAAAGAGCTTCCGCTGGCCCGGCGGCAGCGAGATGGCAGGCGACGAGTCGGTGGGCAGGGCCCTCGACGACGTCCGCAAGGATCGCAGCGTCGGCGCGGTGATCTTCACCATCGAATCCCGGGGCGGGGCCGCCAACGCCTCGGAGTTGATCTGGCACGCGGTCCGGCGCTGCGCCGCGGCGAAGCCCACCGTGGCCCTGGTGGAGGGGGTGGCAGCCAGCGGCGGCTACTTCGCCGCCTGCGGCGCCAGCCACATCGTCGCAGCGCCAGGGGCGCTGGTGGGATCGATCGGCGTCTTCTCCGGGCGCTTCG of Vulgatibacter sp. contains these proteins:
- the glpX gene encoding class II fructose-bisphosphatase; this encodes MDRNLALEVVRVTEAAALSSARLMGRGDEKACDQAAVDAMRKAFDAVRVRGTVVIGEGERDEAPMLFIGEQVGCGDGESPEVDIALDPLEGTTICATGRGNSISVIAIAERGKFLHAPDTYMEKIAVGPKARGAIDLRKSPTENLRRIADAMGRYVEDLTVCILDRPRHEKLIREVREAGARIKLIGDGDVAGAVATCFEETGVDVLMGVGGAPEGVLAAAAIRCVGGDFQGRLKPRNEGEIERALTMGVKDIEKIFMLEELAAGNVMFAATGITSGDFLKGVRYTGDGAVTHSVVMRSTTGTVRYIESHHRFDQKPNYGW
- a CDS encoding SLC13 family permease; its protein translation is MWIALGIFALTYLVILGQKIPGIPLERPSGAATGAVAMVVFGVVTPAEVYREAVNHETIVLLLGMMILAAYLAEAGFFRWASWQAIHAAKTPRRLLAGVTLVCAGLSALLVNDTVCLVVTPLVLQVVDDAELPPLPFLLAVAFGANAGSAATPTGNPQNMIVATLSGISYADFTGSLAPAAAVATGVVLLVLLWLFRRELATRHLAPTQVEPPQVDRPLLLRAGVALCGVVAAFFVGADLAWTAMAGAAFLLLVGGRAPRQVLDRVDWVLLLFFAGLFVVVHGVARSGAADAIFASIAPFATGGPWREAAVLGTTSVILSNLFSNVPFVLLAAQWIPAFSDPPLAWKVLALTSTLAGNLTIVGSVANVIVLELAGNHGRISFGRFLRYGAPVTVLGTAAGTLVLLAFR
- the rtcA gene encoding RNA 3'-terminal phosphate cyclase, with the protein product MSDRADIQLDGSAGEGGGQILRTALTLSVITGKPFELLRIRAGREEPGLQAQHLAAVRAAADISGALVEGDSRGSQHLLFRPAGSIRGGEHLFEIGTAGSTSLLLQTVALPLCLADQPSEVRIRGGTHVSRAPTFHDLALGWAPLLRSIGWPIDVRLVGAGFYPEGGGEVVATIGRAQPARPVDRRRRGTLTEVRVVPIVAGLHGDVAPRMGQTARTRLREAGVPSHVESMALPAGPSHGAAIAIQAIYEKIAVTFGALAEPGKPAEQVAGEAVEDFEWHHASGMALDEHLADQILLPLALASAGKQGGPTPIHRVTVTEVNRHLLTNAAVIRRFLPVEIAVFGREGEPGDIRVAPEGIGEVLPLLRSERQGEEG
- a CDS encoding S49 family peptidase, which gives rise to MLLDLLLTPLRLLVAILRLLARLVARPKLPDFVDYRLAGTLRWRDLHRRRWAFGRRRSGPTVHGLLRSFAEVEREPAVRGVVLRVEKLHASRARLLALRAGLERLRAAGKEVVLYWKHADNRHFALVPAASRVVLAPGGPVHLLGYAAAVTVLREALDNAGVLPEFVRKGQFKTAPERFTEREVTPEHRDLVERVLTRAYENLVTDLSTRRGGDEGWARAVIDGGPYTSRRALAAGLVDHLAFPDELPQLLARSGASAEKPPDATLAGPGRLHARKLWQMRWPRFGRGKRVAVVPLSGLIKPGKSFRWPGGSEMAGDESVGRALDDVRKDRSVGAVIFTIESRGGAANASELIWHAVRRCAAAKPTVALVEGVAASGGYFAACGASHIVAAPGALVGSIGVFSGRFDARALLDRIGVRQEVILRGARAGILEPAHSLTDGDRAVLAAEVDNIYVEFVDRVAEGRGRSADEIRAHAEGRVFLGADAPAALVDRVGDFRDALAWVCSEAGLDPARVEVRAHERAGVRPDLGQLFSLAQSALSGMPLLLWAEELESPDWL